From Tissierellales bacterium, the proteins below share one genomic window:
- a CDS encoding sodium-dependent transporter → MERESFGSKLGILAAAAGSAIGLGNIWKFPFIVGQNGGAAFILVYLVCIALIGLPVMLSEFSLGRHAMGNAVQSFRAVKKTGFWHLGGYMAVMTAFIILSYYAMIAGWVGSYLFRAASGALMQIPSGSQDSFFNGLISSPVENVAACFVVLALTTVVCLFGVKSGIEKVSKTLMPVLLLLLVYLMFKSVSLEGASKGLEFLFSPDFSYLKDPSVILEALGHAFYSLSLGMGIIITYGSYIGKNENLGALSIQVTIADTLIALMAGVVIFPAVFAFGFEPTEGPGLIFITLPAVFEQMPMGGVFATLFFALIGIAALTSTISLMEVVVTFCSEQFNWVRKKATVIVGAALFALSIPSTLSFSVWSDVKIFGLGFFDLFDKTASNILLPLGGLIVCVFVGWVWGTDNVAKEVSNEGKLSFAWRGFYAFSIKLLAPLAILVIFVTKLKELFA, encoded by the coding sequence ATGGAAAGAGAGAGTTTTGGGTCGAAGTTAGGAATCCTAGCAGCAGCGGCAGGATCTGCAATCGGTCTAGGTAATATATGGAAATTCCCGTTTATAGTAGGACAAAATGGTGGAGCCGCATTTATTTTAGTTTATTTAGTATGTATTGCACTTATAGGTTTACCAGTTATGCTTTCAGAGTTTTCACTAGGACGTCATGCTATGGGAAATGCAGTTCAGTCATTTAGAGCTGTAAAAAAGACTGGTTTTTGGCATTTAGGCGGTTATATGGCAGTAATGACTGCGTTTATCATATTGTCTTATTATGCTATGATTGCAGGTTGGGTAGGATCGTATTTATTCCGTGCAGCTAGTGGAGCGCTTATGCAGATTCCATCGGGCTCACAAGATAGTTTCTTTAATGGACTTATTTCATCGCCAGTAGAAAATGTAGCGGCTTGTTTCGTGGTATTAGCACTTACTACTGTAGTTTGTCTATTTGGAGTAAAATCTGGTATAGAGAAAGTCAGTAAGACACTTATGCCTGTATTATTGTTATTATTAGTATATTTGATGTTCAAATCAGTTAGTTTAGAAGGAGCATCTAAAGGTTTAGAGTTTCTATTTAGTCCAGATTTCAGTTATTTAAAGGACCCAAGTGTTATATTAGAGGCATTAGGACATGCCTTCTATTCACTTAGTTTAGGTATGGGTATCATAATCACTTATGGTTCATACATTGGTAAAAATGAAAACTTGGGAGCACTTAGTATTCAAGTTACTATAGCAGATACACTTATTGCTCTTATGGCTGGTGTGGTTATATTCCCAGCGGTATTTGCATTTGGATTTGAGCCAACAGAAGGTCCTGGACTTATATTTATAACACTTCCAGCAGTATTTGAGCAGATGCCTATGGGCGGCGTGTTCGCGACATTGTTCTTTGCGCTAATAGGTATAGCGGCACTTACATCTACTATTTCACTTATGGAAGTTGTGGTAACATTCTGCTCTGAGCAGTTCAATTGGGTTAGAAAGAAAGCCACTGTTATAGTAGGAGCAGCACTTTTTGCACTTTCAATTCCATCTACACTGTCATTTAGCGTGTGGAGTGATGTAAAGATTTTTGGTCTTGGCTTCTTCGATTTATTCGACAAGACAGCTTCAAATATATTGTTGCCACTAGGTGGTTTGATAGTGTGTGTATTCGTTGGATGGGTATGGGGTACAGACAATGTAGCTAAAGAGGTCAGCAATGAAGGCAAGCTTAGCTTTGCTTGGAGAGGATTTTATGCTTTTAGCATAAAGTTACTAGCGCCATTAGCTATACTAGTGATTTTTGTAACCAAACTTAAAGAGCTATTTGCTTAA